Proteins co-encoded in one Aquincola tertiaricarbonis genomic window:
- the atpB gene encoding F0F1 ATP synthase subunit A: protein MAEAAGHAPTAGEYIVHHLQHLQKTLSFEPAKQTSIVDFSVFNLDSLVYSVLLGALGCFVLWRAARAATSGVPGRFQAALEILVEMVDNQAKGVIHNANSRKLVSPLALTVFVWIFLMNFMDMLPVDLLPGIWHHVGPALGQADYMRVVPTADLSTTLGLSVSVLLVCIFYNIKIKGIGGWSHELIAAPFGDKWFLYPVNFLMQMIEFLAKTVSHGMRLFGNMFAGELVFMLIALMGGVWAWQFNPLSGGFWLGVGHVVAGTVWTLFHILVITLQAFIFMMLTLIYVGQAHDAH, encoded by the coding sequence ATGGCAGAAGCAGCAGGACACGCGCCCACCGCCGGCGAGTACATCGTTCACCACCTCCAGCACCTGCAGAAGACCTTGTCGTTCGAGCCTGCCAAGCAGACCTCGATCGTCGACTTCAGCGTGTTCAACCTCGACTCGCTCGTCTACTCGGTGCTGCTGGGCGCGCTGGGTTGCTTCGTGCTGTGGCGCGCTGCGCGTGCCGCCACGTCGGGCGTGCCGGGCCGCTTCCAGGCTGCGCTGGAGATCCTGGTCGAGATGGTGGACAACCAGGCCAAGGGCGTGATCCACAACGCCAACAGCCGCAAGCTGGTGTCGCCGCTGGCGCTCACGGTGTTCGTCTGGATCTTCCTGATGAACTTCATGGACATGCTGCCGGTCGACCTGCTGCCGGGCATCTGGCACCACGTGGGTCCGGCGCTCGGCCAGGCCGACTACATGCGCGTGGTGCCCACCGCCGACCTGTCGACAACGCTGGGTCTGTCGGTCTCGGTGCTGCTGGTCTGCATCTTCTACAACATCAAGATCAAGGGCATCGGCGGCTGGTCGCATGAACTGATCGCCGCACCGTTCGGCGACAAGTGGTTCCTGTACCCGGTGAACTTCCTGATGCAGATGATCGAGTTCCTGGCCAAGACCGTGTCCCACGGCATGCGGCTGTTCGGCAACATGTTCGCCGGCGAACTCGTGTTCATGCTGATCGCGCTGATGGGTGGCGTGTGGGCGTGGCAATTCAACCCCTTGTCCGGCGGCTTCTGGCTGGGCGTCGGGCATGTGGTGGCCGGGACCGTCTGGACCCTGTTCCACATTCTGGTGATCACGCTGCAGGCGTTCATTTTCATGATGCTCACGCTGATCTATGTCGGTCAGGCGCACGACGCGCACTGA
- a CDS encoding VOC family protein, whose protein sequence is MSRQLDHLVVAARSLEEGAAWCQATFGVVLGPGGQHAFMGTHNRLLRLAGEGFAAAYLEIIAIDPQAPPPGRARWFGLDTPDVQAALALGPQLLHWVLRTDHLQADQQRLATAGHDPGRVQAAERNTPAGLLRWQITVPDDGLLRAGGALPTLITWDGAHPTERMADSGLALLNLQLRGLPAAAAALLPPSRVEPLPGPGPALQARLSCPHGEVLLASPFSVE, encoded by the coding sequence ATGTCTAGACAACTCGACCACCTGGTGGTGGCTGCCCGCAGCCTGGAAGAAGGCGCCGCCTGGTGCCAGGCCACCTTCGGCGTGGTGCTCGGCCCGGGAGGCCAGCATGCTTTCATGGGCACCCACAACCGGCTGCTGCGGCTGGCGGGTGAGGGCTTCGCGGCGGCCTACCTGGAGATCATCGCGATCGACCCGCAGGCGCCGCCGCCGGGGCGTGCGCGCTGGTTCGGGCTGGACACGCCCGACGTGCAGGCCGCGCTGGCCCTCGGCCCGCAGCTGTTGCACTGGGTGCTGCGCACCGACCACCTGCAGGCCGACCAGCAGCGCCTGGCCACCGCCGGCCACGACCCCGGCCGGGTGCAGGCCGCCGAGCGCAACACCCCGGCCGGCCTGTTGCGCTGGCAGATCACCGTGCCCGACGACGGCCTGCTGCGCGCGGGCGGTGCGCTGCCCACGCTGATCACCTGGGACGGCGCGCACCCGACCGAACGCATGGCGGACAGCGGCCTGGCCCTGTTGAACCTGCAGCTGCGCGGGTTGCCGGCGGCAGCCGCAGCGCTGCTGCCGCCGTCGCGGGTCGAGCCTCTGCCCGGCCCCGGGCCGGCGCTGCAGGCACGCTTGTCCTGCCCGCATGGCGAGGTGCTGCTGGCCTCGCCCTTCTCCGTGGAGTGA
- a CDS encoding c-type cytochrome — protein sequence MKKSVSTALAALMVAVALPAAAQFQKTEDAIEYRQGAFFVMGQHFGRIGAMANGKAPFDAKAAVDNAEIVATLAKLPWAAFGEGTDKGHGTKAKPEIWKEQDKFKAAAIKMQDETGKLLVAAKTGDLAQLKTAFGSTAQTCKACHDDFRSK from the coding sequence ATGAAGAAGTCCGTATCGACCGCCCTTGCCGCCCTGATGGTGGCCGTGGCCCTGCCGGCCGCCGCCCAGTTCCAGAAGACCGAAGACGCCATCGAGTACCGACAAGGCGCCTTCTTCGTGATGGGCCAGCATTTCGGCCGCATCGGCGCGATGGCCAACGGCAAGGCGCCGTTCGATGCCAAGGCCGCGGTGGACAACGCCGAGATCGTCGCCACCCTGGCCAAGCTGCCCTGGGCGGCCTTCGGCGAAGGCACGGACAAGGGTCACGGCACCAAGGCCAAGCCCGAGATCTGGAAGGAACAGGACAAGTTCAAGGCCGCAGCCATCAAGATGCAGGACGAAACCGGCAAGCTGCTGGTGGCCGCCAAGACCGGCGACCTGGCCCAGCTGAAGACGGCCTTCGGCAGCACCGCGCAGACCTGCAAGGCCTGCCACGACGACTTCCGCAGCAAGTGA
- a CDS encoding GNAT family N-acetyltransferase, with protein sequence MSETPDIALVEADTPALIEDTRLIFREYAEQLGVDLCFQNFDAELAGLPGDYAPPAGALMLVFVDGELAGCGAFRPLPESDYPNACEMKRLYVRRAFRRFGLGRLLAQALMDRALQAGYSCMLLDTLDDMEAARGLYSSLGFEEIPPYYFNPLPGSHYLMAHLG encoded by the coding sequence ATGAGCGAGACGCCGGACATCGCCCTGGTCGAGGCGGACACGCCCGCGCTGATCGAAGACACGCGGCTCATCTTCCGCGAGTACGCGGAGCAGCTGGGCGTGGACCTGTGCTTCCAGAACTTCGACGCCGAGCTGGCCGGCCTGCCGGGCGACTACGCGCCGCCGGCGGGGGCGCTGATGCTGGTCTTCGTGGATGGCGAGCTGGCCGGCTGCGGTGCCTTCAGGCCGCTGCCCGAGTCCGACTATCCCAATGCCTGCGAGATGAAGCGGCTGTACGTGCGCCGCGCCTTCCGCCGCTTCGGCCTGGGCCGGCTGCTGGCGCAGGCGCTGATGGACCGCGCGCTGCAGGCCGGCTACTCCTGCATGCTGCTCGACACGCTGGACGACATGGAAGCCGCCCGCGGCCTCTACAGCTCGCTGGGCTTCGAAGAGATTCCGCCGTACTACTTCAACCCGTTGCCGGGGTCGCACTACCTCATGGCCCATCTGGGCTGA
- a CDS encoding ATP synthase subunit I, protein MSERTNRSDTWADAGQDGLDEQQVKSLTPEEAQAWRERHPAVSPWRVVRFQALVGLVIALATWAVTRESHAFWSALYGAGVVVLPGALMARGITSRLGATAPGSGAVRFMVWELVKLLVSVSLLVLAPRLLPHLSWPALLVALVLCLKTYWVALLWRGR, encoded by the coding sequence ATGTCAGAACGGACGAACCGCTCGGACACGTGGGCCGATGCCGGACAAGATGGGCTCGATGAGCAGCAGGTGAAAAGCCTGACGCCCGAAGAAGCCCAGGCTTGGCGCGAGAGACATCCGGCTGTTTCGCCGTGGAGGGTGGTGAGGTTCCAGGCCTTGGTGGGCTTGGTGATCGCACTGGCCACATGGGCGGTCACCCGGGAGTCCCACGCGTTCTGGTCGGCGTTGTACGGCGCCGGTGTGGTGGTGCTGCCCGGGGCCTTGATGGCGCGTGGCATCACCAGCAGGTTGGGCGCCACAGCCCCCGGGTCAGGAGCCGTGCGCTTCATGGTCTGGGAGCTGGTGAAGTTGCTGGTGTCGGTGTCGCTGCTCGTGCTGGCACCAAGACTCTTGCCGCATCTGAGTTGGCCGGCTCTGCTGGTCGCCCTGGTGCTGTGCTTGAAAACGTATTGGGTCGCGCTGTTGTGGCGCGGCCGGTGA
- a CDS encoding PhzF family phenazine biosynthesis protein encodes MSTPTSRRFTQLDVFTGRALYGNPLAVVHDAEGLSDERMAAFARWTNLSETTFLLPPTDPQADYRVRIFTPIGELPFAGHPTLGSCHAWLQAGGQPRGEQVVQQCEVGLVRVRRQVAGGVQRLAFAAPPRRRSGPLPEDVLARICAGLKIPRDAVLHHAWCDNGPGWAGVMLGSAANVLALHCDYAALGDVKLGVVAPHPAGHEAQFELRAFIGGGNFEDPVTGSLNAAVAQWLMEAGLAPRQYVAAQGTALGRAGRVHLSHDGTDVWVGGEVAGCIEGRVSL; translated from the coding sequence ATGAGCACACCCACCAGCCGCCGCTTCACCCAGCTCGACGTCTTCACCGGCCGAGCGCTGTACGGCAACCCGCTGGCCGTGGTGCACGATGCCGAGGGCCTGAGCGACGAGCGCATGGCGGCCTTCGCGCGCTGGACCAACCTGTCCGAGACCACTTTCCTGTTGCCGCCCACCGACCCGCAGGCCGACTACCGGGTGCGCATCTTCACGCCCATCGGTGAGCTGCCGTTCGCCGGCCATCCCACGCTGGGCAGCTGCCACGCCTGGCTGCAGGCCGGCGGCCAGCCGCGCGGCGAGCAGGTGGTGCAGCAATGCGAAGTGGGCCTGGTGCGGGTGCGGCGGCAGGTGGCCGGCGGCGTGCAGCGCCTGGCCTTTGCCGCACCGCCGCGGCGCCGCAGCGGCCCGCTGCCGGAGGACGTGCTGGCCCGCATCTGCGCCGGGCTGAAGATCCCGCGCGACGCCGTCCTTCACCACGCATGGTGCGACAACGGCCCCGGCTGGGCCGGCGTGATGCTGGGCTCGGCCGCCAACGTGCTGGCCTTGCACTGCGACTACGCGGCGCTGGGCGACGTCAAGCTGGGCGTGGTGGCGCCGCATCCGGCGGGGCATGAGGCGCAGTTCGAGCTGCGCGCCTTCATCGGCGGCGGCAACTTCGAAGACCCGGTGACGGGCAGCCTGAACGCCGCGGTGGCGCAGTGGCTGATGGAGGCGGGCCTGGCGCCGCGGCAGTACGTGGCCGCCCAAGGCACGGCGCTGGGCCGCGCCGGCCGAGTGCACCTGTCGCACGACGGCACCGACGTGTGGGTGGGCGGTGAAGTGGCCGGCTGCATCGAAGGCCGGGTGAGCCTGTAG
- a CDS encoding F0F1 ATP synthase subunit B, with translation MNINSTLFLQAVVFAILVWFSMRYIWPPITKALDERARKIADGLAAADKAKSELAQANQRVEQQLSAARDDAGKRLADAERLAQSIVEEAKQRANEEGAKIVAAAKAEADQAIVQAREALRAQVAELAVKGAEQILRREVNASVHADLLSRLKTEL, from the coding sequence GTGAACATCAATTCGACCCTGTTCCTGCAGGCGGTTGTCTTTGCGATCCTCGTCTGGTTCTCGATGCGCTATATCTGGCCGCCGATCACCAAGGCGCTGGATGAGCGGGCCCGCAAGATCGCTGACGGCCTGGCCGCGGCCGACAAGGCCAAGTCCGAGCTGGCGCAAGCCAACCAGCGCGTCGAGCAGCAGCTGAGCGCTGCGCGCGACGATGCCGGCAAGCGCCTGGCCGACGCCGAGCGTCTGGCCCAGTCGATCGTCGAGGAAGCCAAGCAACGCGCCAACGAGGAAGGTGCCAAGATCGTCGCAGCCGCCAAGGCCGAAGCCGATCAGGCCATCGTCCAGGCCCGCGAAGCCCTGCGTGCGCAGGTCGCCGAGCTGGCCGTCAAGGGTGCCGAGCAGATCCTGCGTCGCGAGGTCAACGCCAGCGTGCATGCCGATCTGCTGTCCCGCCTGAAGACGGAACTCTGA
- a CDS encoding SMP-30/gluconolactonase/LRE family protein, whose translation MSTAIPDDIGVIPVAPSLLGESPVWHATERSLYWCDIPGHKLNRFNPASGQHDEWAFDTDVACCAPALGGELLLALRTGLVSFDPATGRSRPLAKPPYDPTIERFNDGKADPQGRMWAGTLYEPRDRAAAALYCWAGGKLTRQAEGVTTANGLAWSPDGRTAYWSDTKAHTIYAFDFDPVLGTLSGKRVWVQFPVKQPGMDLADYGGRPDGASVDAEGCYWVAMFEGARVLRLSPRGELLREVKLPVQCPTMPCFGGPDLKTLYITTGRENRPAEELARMPWAGAVLTLRVDVPGLPANFAKAG comes from the coding sequence ATGAGCACGGCCATCCCCGACGACATCGGCGTCATTCCCGTCGCGCCCTCGCTGCTGGGTGAATCACCCGTGTGGCATGCCACCGAGCGCAGCCTGTACTGGTGCGACATCCCGGGTCACAAGCTCAACCGATTCAACCCGGCGAGCGGCCAGCATGACGAATGGGCCTTCGATACCGACGTGGCCTGCTGCGCCCCGGCGCTGGGCGGCGAGCTGCTGCTGGCGCTGCGCACCGGGCTGGTGAGCTTCGACCCCGCCACCGGCCGCAGCCGACCGCTGGCCAAGCCGCCTTACGACCCGACGATCGAGCGCTTCAACGACGGCAAGGCCGACCCGCAGGGCCGCATGTGGGCCGGCACGTTGTATGAGCCGCGCGACCGTGCGGCCGCCGCCTTGTACTGCTGGGCGGGCGGCAAGCTCACCCGCCAGGCCGAGGGCGTGACCACCGCCAACGGCCTGGCCTGGAGCCCCGATGGCCGCACCGCCTACTGGAGCGACACCAAGGCCCACACCATCTACGCCTTCGACTTCGACCCGGTGCTGGGCACCTTGTCGGGCAAGCGGGTGTGGGTGCAGTTCCCGGTCAAGCAGCCCGGCATGGACCTGGCCGACTACGGCGGCCGGCCCGACGGCGCTTCGGTGGACGCCGAGGGCTGCTACTGGGTGGCCATGTTCGAAGGCGCGCGGGTGCTGCGCCTGTCGCCGCGTGGCGAGCTGCTGCGCGAGGTGAAGCTGCCGGTGCAGTGCCCCACCATGCCCTGCTTCGGCGGGCCGGACCTGAAGACGCTCTACATCACCACCGGCCGCGAGAACCGCCCCGCCGAGGAACTGGCCCGTATGCCGTGGGCCGGCGCGGTGTTGACACTGCGCGTCGACGTACCGGGCCTGCCGGCCAACTTCGCCAAAGCTGGATGA
- a CDS encoding alanyl-tRNA editing protein: protein MATEELFREDADLSSCEARVLLVDAAGVVLDRTVFYPLGGGQAGDRGELLLPDGRVLQIADTRKGEAGILHVPAPGQEALWAELQPGQPVQARIDVARRARHRRFHTATHLLCALVPHPVDGCSITADAARLDFHMTEPLDKDVLNAGLARLVAEAHPVRHRWIGEDELDANPGLVRSMSVQPPRGHGRIRLLEVEGVDLQPCGGTHVGNTADIGGVFVSKIEKKSARTRRVVLGLADG, encoded by the coding sequence TTGGCCACCGAAGAACTGTTCCGTGAAGACGCCGACCTGAGCAGCTGCGAGGCGCGTGTGCTGTTGGTGGACGCTGCCGGCGTGGTGCTGGACCGCACCGTGTTCTACCCCCTGGGTGGCGGCCAGGCCGGCGACCGCGGCGAGCTGCTGCTGCCCGATGGCCGGGTGCTGCAGATCGCCGACACCCGCAAGGGCGAAGCCGGCATCCTGCATGTGCCCGCGCCGGGCCAGGAGGCGTTGTGGGCCGAGCTGCAGCCCGGCCAGCCCGTGCAGGCCCGCATCGACGTGGCGCGCCGTGCCCGGCACCGGCGCTTCCACACCGCCACGCACCTGCTGTGCGCGCTGGTGCCGCACCCGGTGGACGGCTGTTCCATCACCGCCGACGCGGCCCGGCTGGACTTTCACATGACCGAGCCGCTGGACAAGGACGTTCTGAACGCCGGCCTGGCCCGCCTGGTGGCCGAGGCGCACCCGGTGCGTCACCGCTGGATCGGCGAAGACGAACTGGACGCCAACCCGGGGTTGGTGCGCAGCATGAGCGTGCAGCCGCCGCGTGGCCATGGCCGCATCCGGCTGCTGGAGGTGGAGGGGGTGGATCTGCAGCCCTGCGGGGGCACCCACGTAGGCAACACCGCCGACATCGGCGGCGTGTTCGTCAGCAAGATCGAGAAGAAGTCCGCCAGGACGCGGCGCGTGGTGCTGGGCCTGGCGGACGGCTGA
- a CDS encoding aldose 1-epimerase — MNEPTPTPHIVELRAGALRLALRPDLGGCIAGLWLDDVAVLRSTEPAALAASRPSGCYPLVPYSNRIGFRHFDWQGQAYTTQPNFDQSPHSVHGVGWKRPWQVVSSTETEAVLRYVHAADDHWPFALEATQTFTLTPGGLQLRMAITNQADQAQPVGLGWHPYFPKRADSHLHIEVAERWDSDPSDELPRQAVTQPTIDAPVSELRFDNCFQGWQGAALIRDEALTLRLTSDLSYLVVFTPQTKDYYCVEPVSHVSNAIQMADPLAHGLVSLPPGQTHEGTMTLAVERA; from the coding sequence ATGAACGAGCCCACGCCCACCCCGCACATCGTTGAACTGCGCGCTGGCGCGCTGCGCCTGGCCCTTCGTCCCGATCTGGGCGGCTGCATCGCCGGCCTGTGGCTGGACGACGTGGCCGTGCTGCGCAGCACCGAGCCGGCCGCACTGGCCGCCTCCCGGCCCTCGGGCTGCTACCCGCTGGTGCCTTACTCCAACCGCATCGGCTTCCGGCATTTCGACTGGCAGGGCCAGGCCTACACCACGCAGCCCAACTTCGACCAGAGCCCGCATTCGGTGCACGGCGTGGGCTGGAAGCGCCCGTGGCAGGTGGTGTCCAGCACGGAGACCGAAGCCGTGCTGCGCTACGTGCACGCGGCCGACGACCACTGGCCCTTCGCCCTCGAAGCCACCCAGACCTTCACGCTGACGCCCGGCGGCCTGCAACTGCGCATGGCCATCACCAACCAGGCCGATCAGGCGCAGCCGGTGGGCTTGGGCTGGCACCCGTACTTCCCCAAGCGTGCTGACAGCCACCTGCACATCGAGGTGGCCGAGCGCTGGGATTCCGACCCCAGCGACGAGCTGCCGCGCCAGGCCGTGACTCAGCCCACCATCGATGCGCCGGTGAGCGAGCTGCGCTTCGACAACTGCTTCCAGGGCTGGCAGGGCGCGGCGCTGATCCGCGATGAGGCGCTGACCCTGCGGCTCACCTCCGACCTTTCGTACCTGGTGGTGTTCACGCCGCAGACCAAGGACTATTACTGCGTGGAGCCCGTGAGCCACGTCAGCAACGCCATCCAGATGGCCGATCCGCTGGCCCATGGCCTGGTGTCGCTGCCGCCGGGGCAGACGCACGAAGGCACGATGACACTGGCCGTGGAGCGCGCATGA
- the atpE gene encoding F0F1 ATP synthase subunit C, which translates to MENILGLVALACGLIVGLGAIGASIGIALMGGKFLESSARQPELMNDLQTKMFILAGLIDAAFLIGVAIALLFAFANPFQLAA; encoded by the coding sequence ATGGAAAACATCCTCGGCCTCGTCGCTCTCGCCTGCGGTCTGATCGTTGGTCTCGGCGCCATCGGTGCTTCGATCGGTATCGCCCTGATGGGTGGCAAGTTCCTGGAATCGTCGGCTCGCCAGCCTGAGCTGATGAACGACCTGCAAACCAAGATGTTCATCCTGGCCGGTCTGATCGACGCTGCGTTCCTGATCGGTGTCGCCATCGCCCTGCTGTTCGCCTTCGCGAATCCGTTCCAGCTGGCCGCCTGA
- a CDS encoding protein-disulfide reductase DsbD family protein, with protein sequence MLLARLLLPLALGLPCAAFAALFGGSPAVVKTDQVRAELVAHAPEGVEAGKPVWLGLKITHEPHWHTYWKNPGDSGLPTTLQWTLPPGVNAGDVAWPTPKRLPVGPLMNYGYEDTLLLPVPLTVPTGFDAPTLDVKLHAEWLVCKEVCIPQAGDFTLSLPTRAATAGNAADFSAAARSTPTAAAGARTEARLTDTALELRIEGLPAAWQGRRLVFFPETAGVIDNAAAQQVRWEGGAWQASVRLSAQRSESPARMAAVLVAEGQPAGLELAFDVPGPWPDPSLAAAAAPATVAEAAALPTSTSTPPPPLGWAGALLLALGGGLLLNLMPCVFPVLSLKVLGFASHAHDRQARVGGGLAYTAGVVLSFLALAALLLALRAGGEQLGWGFQLQSPAVVAALAALFTLVGLNLAGVFEFGSMLPGNLATLRARHPMADSFLTGVLAVAIASPCTAPFMGASLGLAVTLPAAQALAIFGALGLGMALPYLAASLWPGVARAMPRPGVWMQRFKVLMAFPMFATVIWLVWVLGQQAGIDAVAALLGLLLALAFAAWAWGGPGFGRGARLGFGGVSVLLLAAALGWALPALREPAVAAVPAMTTGSATGAQDGAVATWEPWSAARVAELTAQGRPVFVDFTAAWCVTCQFNKRGALSDAQVMADFAQRQVVLMRADWTRRDAAIGAELTRLGRSGVPVYALYKPGAATAAPQLLPEILSVRTLREAIAQL encoded by the coding sequence ATGCTGCTTGCCCGTCTATTGTTGCCGCTGGCCCTGGGCCTGCCTTGTGCGGCCTTCGCCGCGCTGTTCGGTGGTTCGCCGGCCGTCGTCAAGACCGACCAGGTGCGGGCGGAACTGGTGGCCCATGCGCCCGAGGGTGTTGAAGCCGGCAAGCCGGTGTGGCTGGGCCTCAAGATCACCCACGAGCCGCACTGGCACACCTACTGGAAGAACCCCGGCGACTCGGGCCTGCCGACCACCCTGCAGTGGACGCTGCCGCCGGGCGTGAATGCCGGCGACGTGGCCTGGCCCACGCCCAAGCGGCTGCCAGTGGGACCGCTGATGAACTATGGCTACGAGGACACGCTGCTGCTGCCTGTGCCGCTGACCGTGCCCACGGGCTTCGATGCGCCGACGCTGGACGTGAAGCTGCACGCCGAATGGCTGGTGTGCAAGGAGGTGTGCATTCCGCAGGCCGGCGACTTCACGCTGTCGCTGCCCACCCGCGCAGCCACCGCCGGCAATGCCGCCGACTTCTCGGCCGCCGCCCGCAGCACACCTACGGCCGCCGCCGGCGCACGCACCGAGGCGCGGCTGACCGACACCGCACTGGAACTGCGCATCGAAGGCCTGCCTGCGGCCTGGCAGGGACGGCGCCTGGTGTTCTTCCCGGAGACCGCGGGCGTGATCGACAACGCCGCCGCACAGCAGGTGCGCTGGGAAGGCGGCGCCTGGCAGGCCAGCGTGCGGCTGTCGGCCCAGCGCAGCGAAAGCCCCGCCCGCATGGCGGCCGTGCTGGTGGCCGAGGGCCAGCCCGCCGGCCTGGAGCTGGCCTTCGACGTGCCCGGCCCCTGGCCCGACCCGTCGCTGGCCGCGGCAGCCGCACCGGCGACGGTGGCCGAAGCGGCTGCCTTGCCGACGTCGACCTCGACGCCACCCCCGCCGCTGGGCTGGGCCGGCGCCCTGCTGCTGGCCTTGGGTGGCGGCCTGCTGCTCAACCTGATGCCCTGCGTGTTCCCGGTGCTCTCGCTCAAGGTGCTGGGCTTTGCCAGCCATGCACACGACCGCCAGGCCCGCGTGGGCGGCGGGCTGGCGTACACGGCCGGCGTGGTGCTGTCCTTCCTGGCGCTGGCGGCGCTGCTGCTGGCCTTGCGCGCCGGGGGTGAACAACTGGGCTGGGGCTTCCAGCTGCAGTCGCCCGCCGTGGTGGCGGCGCTGGCCGCGCTGTTCACGCTGGTAGGCCTCAACCTGGCCGGCGTGTTCGAGTTCGGCTCGATGCTGCCGGGCAACCTGGCCACGCTGCGGGCCCGCCACCCGATGGCCGACTCCTTCCTGACCGGCGTGCTGGCGGTGGCCATCGCATCGCCCTGCACGGCGCCCTTCATGGGCGCCTCGCTGGGCCTGGCGGTCACGCTGCCGGCGGCGCAGGCACTGGCCATCTTCGGTGCGCTGGGGCTGGGCATGGCCCTGCCCTACCTGGCGGCCAGCCTGTGGCCCGGCGTGGCGCGGGCCATGCCGCGACCCGGCGTGTGGATGCAGCGCTTCAAGGTGCTGATGGCCTTCCCGATGTTCGCCACCGTGATCTGGCTGGTCTGGGTGCTGGGCCAGCAGGCGGGCATCGATGCGGTGGCCGCGCTGCTGGGCCTGCTGCTGGCCCTGGCCTTCGCGGCCTGGGCCTGGGGCGGCCCCGGCTTTGGCCGCGGTGCGCGGCTGGGCTTTGGCGGTGTGAGCGTGCTGCTGCTGGCGGCCGCCCTGGGCTGGGCGCTGCCGGCCTTGCGTGAACCGGCCGTGGCAGCGGTGCCCGCCATGACCACCGGCTCGGCCACCGGCGCACAGGACGGCGCCGTGGCCACCTGGGAGCCGTGGAGCGCCGCCCGCGTGGCCGAGCTCACCGCCCAGGGCCGGCCGGTGTTCGTCGACTTCACCGCCGCCTGGTGCGTGACCTGCCAGTTCAACAAGCGTGGCGCCTTGAGCGATGCGCAGGTGATGGCCGACTTCGCGCAGCGGCAGGTGGTGCTGATGCGCGCCGACTGGACCCGCCGCGACGCCGCGATCGGCGCCGAGCTGACCCGCCTGGGCCGCAGCGGCGTGCCGGTGTACGCGCTCTACAAACCCGGTGCCGCCACCGCCGCGCCGCAGCTGCTGCCCGAGATCCTGAGCGTGCGCACGCTGCGCGAGGCGATCGCGCAGCTGTAG
- a CDS encoding cytochrome b/b6 domain-containing protein: protein MNGGGTPLQRVRVWDLPTRVFHWLLASAVIALVITAKVGGNAMVWHFRLGYLVLALLAFRLLWGLVGGRWSRFVHFLYGPGSVFAYLRGHAGPGGHFEVGHSPVGALSVFALLAVLSAQVGTGLVADDEIANQGPLYRFVSGDTSATATDWHTGAGQWLIIGLAVLHVLAIVFYRVAKGRNLVGPMLSGDKQLPAGTPASADRLAQRALAVLLLALCAGGAAWVASLGG, encoded by the coding sequence ATGAACGGTGGTGGCACGCCGCTGCAGCGCGTGCGGGTGTGGGACCTGCCCACCCGTGTTTTCCACTGGCTGCTGGCGAGCGCGGTCATCGCCCTCGTCATCACCGCCAAGGTGGGCGGCAACGCGATGGTCTGGCACTTCCGCCTGGGCTACCTGGTGCTGGCGCTGCTGGCCTTCCGGCTGCTGTGGGGCCTGGTGGGTGGTCGCTGGTCGCGCTTCGTGCACTTCCTCTACGGGCCGGGCAGCGTGTTCGCCTACCTGCGCGGGCACGCCGGGCCCGGCGGTCACTTCGAGGTGGGGCACAGCCCGGTGGGCGCGTTGTCGGTGTTCGCGCTGCTGGCCGTGCTGTCGGCGCAGGTGGGCACCGGCCTGGTGGCCGATGACGAGATCGCCAACCAGGGGCCGCTGTACCGCTTCGTGTCGGGCGACACCTCGGCCACCGCCACCGACTGGCACACCGGCGCCGGCCAGTGGCTGATCATCGGCCTGGCGGTGCTGCATGTGCTGGCCATCGTGTTCTACCGCGTGGCCAAGGGCCGCAACCTGGTGGGGCCGATGCTGTCGGGCGACAAGCAACTGCCCGCCGGCACGCCGGCCTCGGCCGACCGCCTGGCCCAGCGCGCGCTGGCCGTGCTGCTGCTGGCGCTGTGCGCGGGCGGGGCGGCCTGGGTCGCGTCGCTCGGGGGCTGA